Part of the Candidatus Brocadia sinica JPN1 genome, GATCTCCCCATTGGGGAACTCATCGGTGTGAATGTTGAGGTAGAGTAACCCTTTCTTCAAATCCCTGATCTGTTTTCCCACGAGGGGGCCTACGCTCCCAACTTTTGGACTGCCGGGAACCGGAGTTATCGCAAAGAGAACCGGTGCATTCTCTCCCGGATTGGCAGGGCCATGGAAGTGTGCCGCAGTTTCTGACCCAATTAAATTGGTATCGGTAAAGGTTATCGAGTAAAAGAGAAGTTTTTCGTCTTCTTCAAAGGTTATAAATGCGACTCCAAAGGCATTGCTTTCATTTTGTGGAACTTCCTGCCCCCCGGTCAAAATGGCAGTAAATGCCTTTACGCTTTTACCCTCTTGACTAT contains:
- a CDS encoding CHRD domain-containing protein, encoding MEKIFRKIAGMAIASTKISKVGLIISAIFIVAFTVSLVPLSVYSQEGKSVKAFTAILTGGQEVPQNESNAFGVAFITFEEDEKLLFYSITFTDTNLIGSETAAHFHGPANPGENAPVLFAITPVPGSPKVGSVGPLVGKQIRDLKKGLLYLNIHTDEFPNGEIRGQVLPVRGINFKDVSEGG